Proteins encoded together in one Thalassotalea crassostreae window:
- the plsB gene encoding glycerol-3-phosphate 1-O-acyltransferase PlsB: protein MRALFYFLLSWPVKLLVRCKVIPESIESLDIGDGKSVFYVVRHQSASDLIALQVACKKLQLPDPLEIVEINGKSMNRCICLARPSSIFPWVTSQPTNAVQQGLDLLQHHQKNPQADAQLIPVNLLWGRAPTKQKADVGDVLADEVSPNFMRKFWIVLFLGRETLAKFSDAVSFRQMADDHGTDEKAAHKLIRITRFHFHRQTIAAKGPRLMDRQQKFTALFATPAIKRLIKDEAKSKGLSEAEVRKQALGMMKEIAADYRQTTIRLGERILGWLWNRLYDGIEVRNGERLRKLSEEGHEIIYVPCHRSHMDYLLLTYVIYHQGLVTPRIAAGINLNFWPAGPIFRKAGAFFIRRSFAGNRLYSTIFREYLGLLFNRGYSVKYYTEGGRSRTGRLLQPKTGMLAMTIQSMLKGIDRPLTLVPVYIGYEHVMEVASYHKELKGSSKQKESAFGIIKAIRKLRNYGKGFVNFGEPININEFLNKQVPDWKDSIDPIDPPKPQWLTPAVNVMANEVMTEINKAVALNSVTLTALILLASENQALTRKELEQQLDFFLDLQRKAPFSADIIIPEESGKELVDAVIKLNKVEITDDEMGQIISLSKQGALEMSYYKNNIIHAFMLPALVCRLLKSYDKLNFDEISDKVIQMARLMRAELYLWQNKDVIAEQVAEILDFLASKDMIKQSKAGYWSRNNDCNKTYLLNLLSSCINETVQRYSIVIKIINQAAPINRSDLESSATTLAKRMSTLHNINAPEFIDRKAQAAIVNALREWGYIKSDEQGCFVANEQLAELNDILVHLLDEDVLQSILHS from the coding sequence ATGAGAGCTTTGTTCTATTTTTTACTATCTTGGCCAGTGAAGTTATTGGTGCGATGTAAGGTAATTCCAGAATCTATCGAATCACTTGATATAGGTGACGGTAAGTCTGTGTTTTACGTTGTTCGTCATCAATCGGCGAGTGATCTAATTGCTCTGCAAGTAGCCTGTAAAAAATTACAACTTCCTGATCCGCTCGAAATTGTCGAAATAAATGGTAAGTCGATGAATCGTTGTATTTGTCTTGCCAGACCAAGTTCTATTTTCCCATGGGTGACAAGTCAACCAACGAATGCCGTTCAACAAGGCTTAGATTTACTGCAACATCATCAAAAAAATCCACAAGCTGATGCCCAGTTAATTCCTGTGAATTTACTTTGGGGGCGCGCGCCAACCAAACAAAAAGCAGATGTTGGTGACGTACTCGCCGATGAAGTTTCACCTAACTTTATGCGTAAATTTTGGATCGTATTGTTCTTAGGGCGTGAAACATTAGCCAAGTTTAGTGATGCTGTATCCTTTAGACAAATGGCTGATGATCACGGAACGGACGAGAAAGCGGCACATAAATTAATTCGCATCACACGCTTTCATTTTCATCGTCAAACTATTGCCGCTAAAGGTCCACGTTTGATGGACCGCCAGCAAAAATTTACCGCGCTGTTTGCCACTCCTGCGATTAAACGACTTATCAAAGACGAAGCAAAATCAAAAGGCTTGTCTGAAGCTGAAGTTAGAAAACAAGCGCTCGGTATGATGAAAGAAATCGCCGCTGATTATCGTCAAACCACGATTCGCTTAGGTGAGCGAATTTTAGGTTGGTTATGGAATCGTTTATACGATGGTATTGAAGTTCGCAATGGTGAGCGCTTACGTAAACTTTCAGAAGAAGGTCATGAAATTATTTATGTGCCTTGTCATCGTTCGCACATGGACTATTTATTACTAACCTATGTTATTTATCATCAAGGTCTAGTGACGCCAAGGATCGCTGCAGGTATTAACTTAAACTTCTGGCCAGCAGGGCCAATTTTCAGAAAGGCAGGGGCATTCTTTATTCGCCGAAGTTTTGCTGGTAATCGCTTATATTCTACAATTTTTCGTGAATATTTAGGCTTGCTATTCAATCGTGGCTATTCAGTGAAATACTATACTGAAGGCGGCCGCAGCCGCACCGGACGTTTGCTGCAACCGAAAACCGGTATGTTAGCAATGACTATACAAAGCATGCTTAAAGGTATTGATCGCCCACTAACGCTTGTACCTGTTTATATTGGTTATGAGCATGTTATGGAAGTAGCCAGTTACCATAAAGAATTAAAAGGTAGCTCAAAACAAAAAGAGTCTGCCTTTGGCATTATTAAAGCCATTCGTAAACTGCGTAATTACGGTAAAGGTTTCGTTAACTTTGGTGAGCCGATTAACATCAATGAATTTCTAAATAAGCAAGTGCCTGATTGGAAAGATAGCATTGATCCAATTGACCCGCCTAAACCGCAATGGTTAACTCCAGCTGTTAATGTCATGGCCAATGAAGTGATGACCGAAATTAATAAAGCGGTAGCGTTAAACTCAGTGACGTTAACGGCATTAATTTTACTAGCGTCAGAAAACCAAGCATTAACTCGCAAAGAGTTAGAGCAACAATTAGATTTCTTTTTAGACTTGCAACGAAAAGCGCCATTTAGTGCAGACATCATCATTCCTGAAGAGTCAGGTAAAGAGTTGGTTGATGCTGTCATTAAGTTGAATAAGGTCGAGATTACCGACGACGAAATGGGACAAATTATTTCCCTTAGTAAGCAAGGCGCATTAGAGATGAGTTATTACAAAAATAACATCATCCATGCCTTTATGTTGCCGGCGCTTGTTTGTCGTCTATTAAAAAGCTACGACAAACTTAACTTTGATGAAATTAGCGACAAAGTGATTCAAATGGCGCGCTTGATGAGAGCGGAATTGTATCTATGGCAAAACAAAGATGTGATAGCTGAACAAGTTGCTGAAATATTGGATTTCTTAGCGTCTAAAGATATGATCAAACAAAGTAAAGCAGGTTACTGGTCGCGCAATAATGATTGCAATAAAACCTACTTACTAAACTTGCTATCATCGTGTATCAATGAGACTGTTCAGCGTTATAGCATTGTGATTAAAATCATTAATCAAGCGGCACCAATTAACCGTTCTGATTTAGAATCAAGTGCAACTACTCTTGCAAAACGCATGTCGACGTTACATAACATCAATGCACCTGAGTTTATTGATCGAAAAGCACAAGCGGCCATCGTCAATGCCTTACGTGAATGGGGTTATATTAAATCCGATGAACAGGGGTGTTTTGTTGCTAATGAACAACTGGCAGAATTGAATGATATCTTAGTGCATTTATTGGATGAAGATGTTTTACAGAGTATTTTGCATTCGTAA
- a CDS encoding amidohydrolase, whose translation MKLFKQTLCLLSLLSITVSATAADISQQVNKDYQQHLGKLWDHFHQNPELSLMETKTAKRLAEEIRSQGYEVTEGVGGTGIVAILKNGKGPMVMVRADMDGLPVVEQSGLKNASKVKMTDWDGNEVGVMHACGHDVHITSLVGTARYMAANKDQWSGTLMLIGQPAEERGPGASAMMDDNIWKTFGQPDFALAFHVDAGAVAGKITIDEGSPYAGADTVDIIVHGIGAHGAYPHQGKDPIMIGAQIVTNLQTIISRELAPRDAGVITVGAFHSGTKHNIISDQAHLQITVRSLNPRVRTQLLEAIERVATGTARTAGMPEDKLPTVTVSEFSFPPTYNDKALAQRLKGVIADKMGEDSMVPPAESGMGAEDFGFFTTDPYIPSVYFSVGGTPQEDFDNEKNGGPQVPSHHSPLFKITPEPSVKSGVEATVHSLLELMPKT comes from the coding sequence ATGAAGTTATTTAAGCAAACGCTTTGTCTGCTGTCATTGCTCAGCATAACAGTGTCAGCAACTGCTGCCGATATTAGCCAACAAGTGAACAAAGATTACCAACAACATCTTGGTAAATTATGGGATCATTTTCATCAAAATCCTGAATTATCATTAATGGAAACGAAAACGGCGAAACGTTTAGCAGAAGAAATCCGCTCACAAGGTTATGAAGTAACAGAAGGTGTTGGTGGTACTGGTATTGTCGCAATATTGAAAAACGGCAAAGGACCAATGGTAATGGTACGAGCTGACATGGATGGCTTACCTGTTGTTGAACAATCAGGGCTTAAAAATGCCTCGAAAGTTAAGATGACCGACTGGGATGGTAATGAAGTTGGAGTAATGCATGCCTGTGGTCACGATGTACATATCACAAGTTTAGTCGGTACCGCGCGCTATATGGCGGCGAATAAGGACCAATGGTCTGGCACATTAATGTTAATTGGCCAACCAGCGGAAGAACGAGGCCCGGGTGCATCAGCAATGATGGACGACAATATTTGGAAAACATTTGGCCAGCCTGATTTTGCCTTAGCGTTCCATGTAGATGCTGGCGCTGTTGCCGGTAAGATCACTATAGACGAAGGCTCACCTTATGCCGGAGCAGACACCGTTGATATCATTGTTCATGGTATAGGTGCTCACGGTGCATATCCACACCAAGGCAAAGACCCGATCATGATTGGTGCGCAAATCGTTACCAACTTACAAACCATCATTAGCCGTGAATTAGCACCAAGAGATGCTGGCGTGATAACCGTTGGTGCGTTCCACTCTGGCACAAAGCACAACATCATTTCTGATCAAGCACATCTGCAAATCACGGTTCGTAGTCTGAATCCAAGAGTGAGAACACAATTATTAGAGGCAATTGAACGTGTCGCTACCGGTACGGCTCGCACTGCAGGAATGCCAGAAGATAAACTGCCGACCGTAACAGTCAGCGAATTTTCATTTCCACCGACCTATAATGACAAAGCACTAGCGCAGCGATTAAAAGGTGTTATTGCTGATAAGATGGGCGAAGACAGCATGGTACCACCTGCTGAAAGTGGCATGGGCGCTGAAGATTTTGGCTTCTTTACTACTGACCCGTATATTCCAAGCGTATACTTTTCAGTCGGTGGTACGCCGCAAGAAGATTTTGATAATGAAAAGAATGGTGGTCCGCAAGTGCCAAGCCATCACAGCCCATTATTTAAAATTACGCCTGAACCATCGGTTAAATCTGGCGTAGAAGCAACGGTTCACTCGCTTTTGGAGTTGATGCCAAAAACGTAA
- a CDS encoding GFA family protein: protein MTQQITENTKGGCACGYVRYKLTAQPCVVHCCHCLLCQRQTGSAFAVNALFWADDVIVETGSVNEIEMESPSGKGQTIARCPKCEVAVWSNYFMGGIKQGIRFIRVGTLDNPELLPPDVHIFTTTKQPWVNLSQEKQVVDVFYDFNVVWSLENNNKRKDLLAKL from the coding sequence ATGACACAACAAATAACGGAAAATACTAAAGGCGGCTGTGCATGTGGTTACGTGCGCTACAAACTGACCGCGCAGCCATGCGTTGTTCATTGTTGTCATTGCTTATTGTGTCAGCGGCAAACCGGCAGTGCATTTGCCGTAAATGCATTGTTTTGGGCCGACGATGTTATTGTAGAAACAGGTAGCGTCAATGAAATAGAAATGGAATCTCCAAGTGGTAAAGGGCAAACTATCGCTCGTTGCCCAAAATGCGAAGTCGCGGTTTGGAGCAACTATTTTATGGGCGGAATAAAGCAAGGCATTCGCTTTATACGCGTTGGCACATTAGATAATCCAGAGTTATTGCCACCTGATGTGCATATTTTTACTACAACGAAACAACCCTGGGTAAACTTATCACAAGAAAAACAAGTGGTTGATGTATTTTATGATTTTAATGTCGTCTGGTCTCTAGAAAATAACAACAAACGAAAAGATCTATTAGCTAAATTGTAA
- a CDS encoding beta-propeller domain-containing protein yields MNKFALLTTIIVVNTLMLQGCGGSDSNVVEDNAKLKNIEGVDEISPIYKNAIVRSLSYRNDEIANNPVADAEAVSDGTDSNQFSETNTQESGVDEADRVEFNGEHLFLLTSPQYKSKPTIKAFEKSASKLSYRNTVMLSENSHYQGLYLFGNTLTAIGESYNHYYSEPLVSDQQSGIGQYQYQPPIVMIDIIDDQSAVVSNQEFDKHQFKISGSLVNSRRVDNELYVVTRFSPNFTQYDDIYYGQTPEELKDAVEQIDAQDLLATYQYGNEEAQLLTSNCYLEDIADNDESLGYQALIYVVKINLEQPEQIQSVCIGAESQQIYSSTNSLVLFNDIYQYTDNSEQSFTQMHKFNLTTLNYQSSGQVPGAVGWNNASYRFSEQDDYLRVITTERNWRENTIEHKLFVLDTSNFEMSEVARLPEDGSEQTIGKPGEDIYAVRYRDNKAYVVTFRRTDPLYVIDLSEPANPTIEGQLEIPGYSAYLHPVDENLLIGIGRQTDGLFWGFAEVIDTRADGDKEQEQWQFPQALINDETLAHGAKISLFDISDPTSPSELITYTYPGTQTEVEYDFHAFTSLNHSDGSMSFTVPLYVHQYIETFDEMTNQWDYRHQYKSSLELFEVDNSMLDRVGAVQPEYEEDLQSRYGHRSIIDGDNVYFVDGNDLWQASWSNPSDAVKVQ; encoded by the coding sequence ATGAACAAGTTCGCATTACTCACAACTATCATTGTCGTTAATACGTTAATGCTACAAGGCTGCGGCGGTAGCGATTCTAATGTTGTTGAAGACAACGCAAAATTAAAAAATATTGAAGGTGTTGATGAAATATCTCCTATCTATAAAAATGCTATTGTTCGTTCACTTAGCTACCGAAATGATGAAATAGCTAATAACCCTGTTGCTGATGCCGAAGCGGTGAGTGACGGTACTGATAGCAATCAGTTCTCCGAAACAAATACACAAGAATCCGGCGTTGATGAAGCCGACCGAGTTGAATTTAACGGTGAACACCTTTTTCTCTTAACATCACCGCAGTATAAATCTAAGCCGACAATTAAAGCATTCGAAAAATCCGCTTCAAAGCTTAGTTATAGAAACACCGTAATGTTATCAGAAAATAGCCATTACCAAGGCTTATACCTATTCGGTAATACTTTAACAGCGATAGGCGAATCTTATAACCATTACTATTCCGAACCATTGGTTTCTGATCAACAATCTGGCATTGGCCAATACCAGTATCAACCGCCGATTGTGATGATCGATATTATCGACGATCAGAGCGCTGTTGTTTCAAACCAAGAGTTTGATAAACACCAATTTAAGATCAGCGGTTCACTAGTAAATAGTCGCCGTGTTGATAATGAGCTTTACGTTGTTACTCGCTTTTCGCCAAACTTTACTCAATATGATGATATTTATTACGGGCAAACGCCTGAAGAACTCAAAGACGCCGTCGAGCAAATTGACGCTCAAGACTTATTAGCCACCTACCAATATGGCAATGAAGAGGCGCAGTTATTAACGAGTAATTGTTATCTTGAAGATATTGCTGATAATGACGAGTCACTGGGGTATCAAGCGTTAATATATGTTGTCAAAATAAACTTAGAACAGCCCGAACAAATACAATCTGTATGTATCGGCGCAGAAAGTCAGCAAATATATTCATCGACCAACTCGCTAGTGTTGTTCAACGATATTTATCAATATACAGACAACAGCGAACAATCATTCACGCAAATGCATAAGTTTAATTTAACAACCCTTAACTACCAATCGTCGGGGCAAGTACCTGGGGCAGTTGGCTGGAACAACGCAAGTTATCGCTTTAGTGAACAAGATGATTACTTAAGAGTTATTACAACAGAGCGTAATTGGCGAGAAAATACTATAGAACACAAGTTATTTGTACTCGATACTAGTAATTTCGAAATGAGTGAAGTTGCTCGTTTACCAGAAGATGGCAGTGAGCAAACCATCGGCAAACCTGGTGAAGATATTTACGCTGTGCGTTATCGCGACAACAAAGCTTACGTTGTAACATTTAGAAGAACCGACCCCTTGTATGTAATTGATTTAAGCGAACCTGCAAATCCGACAATCGAAGGGCAATTGGAAATACCGGGGTATTCAGCTTACTTGCATCCTGTTGATGAAAATCTACTTATCGGCATTGGTCGACAAACCGATGGTTTATTTTGGGGCTTTGCCGAAGTTATCGATACCAGAGCCGATGGCGATAAAGAGCAAGAACAATGGCAATTTCCGCAAGCATTAATTAATGATGAAACCTTGGCCCATGGCGCAAAAATATCTCTATTTGATATCAGCGATCCAACCTCACCAAGCGAACTCATAACCTACACATACCCTGGGACGCAAACCGAAGTAGAATATGATTTCCATGCTTTCACTAGCTTAAATCACTCTGATGGCTCAATGTCATTTACGGTGCCTTTGTATGTTCATCAATACATAGAAACATTCGATGAGATGACAAATCAATGGGATTATCGTCATCAATACAAGTCGTCGTTAGAGTTGTTTGAAGTTGATAACTCGATGCTTGATAGAGTCGGCGCGGTGCAACCCGAATATGAAGAAGACCTGCAAAGCCGATACGGTCATCGCAGTATTATTGATGGTGATAATGTCTATTTTGTTGATGGAAATGACCTTTGGCAAGCAAGTTGGTCAAATCCTAGCGATGCTGTAAAAGTACAATAA
- a CDS encoding helix-turn-helix domain-containing protein — translation MILAEKIVKLRKQLGWSQEELAEKLNVSRQSVSKWESTNSIPDLNRIIMLAELFDVSTDFLLKDENEVFESSQGSKSSDTIQVSLEQATKYIDSTMEATALNVKGVLLCVCSVIPLLFLLAMADSNKLNLTSDIAAPIGVVFILIMVSIAVSFFLKTNQYDDDTTVIDDERFELAYGVHGVFSEKMKKFRPTYNRRLSIGIFLFIVSFVPLMFAAMSAAGTDLILMMLIVLLLIISAGLYLVIPVSTKYDALNNVLRDSDFNSVKSKRAKRAEKLAAFYWPLLIAIFLGWSLWTMAWGITWIIWPVGAVLFAALIGLMELFAKDEEE, via the coding sequence ATGATATTAGCAGAAAAGATCGTTAAATTAAGAAAACAACTTGGTTGGTCGCAAGAAGAATTAGCAGAGAAACTTAATGTTTCCAGGCAGTCAGTATCAAAATGGGAAAGTACAAATAGTATCCCTGATTTAAATCGCATCATTATGCTGGCTGAGCTTTTTGATGTGTCTACTGATTTTTTATTGAAAGATGAAAATGAAGTGTTCGAATCGAGCCAAGGCAGCAAAAGTTCCGACACAATTCAGGTAAGCCTAGAACAAGCAACGAAATACATTGATAGCACGATGGAAGCGACCGCTTTAAATGTTAAAGGGGTTCTATTGTGCGTCTGCTCAGTAATACCGTTACTGTTTCTGCTGGCAATGGCCGATAGCAATAAACTCAACTTAACAAGTGATATTGCAGCACCAATCGGCGTTGTATTTATCTTAATTATGGTTTCGATAGCCGTAAGCTTCTTTCTCAAAACCAATCAATATGACGACGATACCACGGTAATAGATGATGAACGCTTTGAGTTAGCATACGGTGTACACGGTGTGTTTAGCGAGAAGATGAAAAAGTTCAGACCGACATACAATAGACGGTTATCGATTGGCATCTTTCTATTTATTGTCAGCTTTGTACCTTTGATGTTCGCAGCAATGTCTGCTGCTGGCACCGATTTAATCTTAATGATGTTAATTGTACTGCTATTGATCATATCGGCAGGACTATATCTAGTGATCCCAGTATCGACAAAATATGATGCCCTTAATAATGTGTTAAGGGATAGCGACTTTAACAGCGTAAAAAGCAAACGTGCAAAACGTGCAGAAAAGCTTGCTGCATTTTACTGGCCACTATTAATCGCAATATTTCTTGGCTGGAGTTTGTGGACAATGGCTTGGGGTATCACTTGGATTATCTGGCCAGTTGGCGCAGTACTTTTCGCCGCACTTATTGGCTTAATGGAATTGTTTGCTAAGGATGAAGAGGAATAA
- the lexA gene encoding transcriptional repressor LexA has product MRALTARQEQIFGFIKEKLGETGMPPTRAEIANFFGFKSANAAEEHLKALAKKGFIEMLPGTSRGIRLAEEHIEEEGLPLIGRVAAGEPILAQEHVEDNYKIDGNLFHPAADYLLRVNGESMKDIGILDGDLLAVHQTTDINNGQVVVARVEDDVTVKRYKREGNVVYLHAENEDFSPIVVDLASTPFNIEGIAVGVIRNADWM; this is encoded by the coding sequence ATGCGCGCCCTTACTGCAAGACAAGAACAAATATTTGGCTTTATTAAAGAAAAGCTAGGCGAAACAGGTATGCCACCTACTCGTGCTGAAATTGCTAATTTCTTTGGTTTTAAATCAGCAAACGCAGCTGAAGAACATTTAAAAGCACTCGCGAAAAAAGGCTTTATCGAAATGTTACCGGGTACTTCTCGCGGTATTAGATTGGCTGAAGAGCATATTGAAGAAGAAGGTTTACCGTTGATTGGCCGTGTTGCCGCTGGTGAGCCTATTTTAGCGCAAGAGCATGTTGAAGATAATTACAAAATTGATGGTAATTTATTCCACCCTGCCGCCGATTACTTGTTACGAGTTAATGGCGAGAGTATGAAAGATATCGGCATCTTAGATGGTGATTTATTAGCGGTTCATCAAACGACTGATATCAATAATGGTCAGGTTGTTGTTGCTCGTGTTGAAGATGATGTTACGGTGAAACGTTATAAGCGTGAAGGCAATGTCGTTTACTTGCATGCTGAGAATGAAGATTTCTCACCAATAGTTGTCGATTTAGCATCTACACCATTTAATATCGAAGGCATTGCCGTTGGTGTTATTCGTAACGCCGATTGGATGTAG
- the argH gene encoding argininosuccinate lyase has protein sequence MALWGGRFKGGSSDKFKAFNDSLPFDQILVQQDIQGSIGWSKAIHKAGVLTLDEQQKMEQALVDLSAKVESGEIDFTDSAAEDIHSWVEGELIEVIGDIARKLHTGRSRNDQVSTDLRLWSREQVDVIIETLNAVVVELINLADNNKQHILPGYTHLQRAQPIRFAHWCMAYVEMLKRDISRLQDARVRLNQSPLGCGALAGTTYEINRYDLANSLGFDGPCLNSLDAVSDRDYVLELLFAASTGMMHLSRFAEDLIFFNSGEANFITLGDAVTSGSSLMPQKKNPDALELIRGKCGRVYGSLQALLVTLKGLPLAYNKDMQEDKQGLFDALEQWVSCLDMAGEVINSIELNSAECAKAARGGYANATELADYLVGKGVPFRTAHDITGAVVLYAISQGEPLESLRLDEFKQFSSLIEADVYPVLELEYLVDKRNILGGTGIEPVTKVIEQSRLQLGSANYVVRDAKLTDIRAIVKLVNYWSSREENLPRSEDDLIKSIRDFAVIEVNGQVCACAALYIYSTGLAEIRSLGVTINHQGKGYGQKLCQFLLDRAKALSLIKVFVLTRKPKFFEMLDFLPGDKDTLPEKVMKDCDLCPKQDNCDEEALIYNLSDHHSMPHLLNSIDVTVEQ, from the coding sequence ATGGCGTTATGGGGTGGCCGTTTCAAAGGCGGAAGTAGTGATAAATTTAAAGCATTTAATGATTCACTGCCATTTGATCAAATTCTTGTACAACAAGATATTCAAGGTTCTATTGGCTGGTCAAAGGCCATTCATAAGGCTGGTGTGCTAACGCTAGATGAACAACAAAAGATGGAACAAGCTCTTGTTGATTTGAGTGCGAAGGTAGAAAGCGGTGAAATTGATTTCACCGATTCTGCTGCTGAAGATATTCACAGTTGGGTTGAGGGTGAACTAATCGAAGTGATTGGTGATATCGCACGCAAACTACATACTGGCAGAAGTCGTAATGACCAAGTTAGTACAGATTTACGCCTTTGGTCTCGTGAACAAGTTGACGTGATCATCGAAACCCTCAATGCGGTTGTAGTTGAGTTAATCAATCTTGCCGACAACAACAAGCAACACATATTACCGGGTTATACACATTTACAACGTGCTCAACCGATCCGTTTTGCTCATTGGTGTATGGCTTATGTTGAAATGCTTAAACGGGATATTTCAAGATTACAAGATGCTCGCGTTCGTCTGAATCAATCACCATTAGGTTGTGGCGCCCTTGCTGGTACTACGTATGAAATTAACCGTTATGACTTAGCCAATTCTCTAGGCTTTGATGGCCCATGTTTAAACTCGCTTGATGCGGTTAGTGATCGTGATTACGTACTGGAATTATTATTTGCAGCAAGTACTGGCATGATGCATTTATCACGTTTCGCTGAAGATTTAATTTTCTTCAACTCTGGTGAAGCTAACTTTATTACTTTAGGTGATGCGGTTACTAGTGGTAGTTCATTAATGCCGCAGAAAAAGAACCCTGATGCACTTGAGCTAATTCGCGGTAAATGTGGCCGTGTTTATGGTTCATTACAGGCATTGTTAGTAACATTAAAAGGCTTACCACTTGCCTATAACAAAGATATGCAAGAAGACAAACAAGGCTTATTCGATGCACTAGAGCAATGGGTATCATGTCTTGATATGGCTGGCGAAGTGATTAACTCGATTGAGTTGAATTCTGCCGAATGTGCTAAAGCGGCACGTGGTGGTTACGCCAATGCCACTGAGCTTGCCGATTATCTGGTTGGCAAAGGTGTTCCATTTAGAACTGCGCACGATATCACTGGTGCAGTAGTGTTATATGCGATTAGCCAAGGCGAACCGCTTGAGAGTCTGCGCTTAGATGAATTTAAACAGTTCAGTTCATTAATAGAGGCCGATGTTTACCCTGTACTTGAATTAGAATACTTAGTAGATAAACGAAACATCCTTGGTGGCACAGGTATTGAACCTGTTACTAAAGTTATCGAACAAAGCCGCTTGCAACTTGGTAGCGCAAATTATGTTGTTCGTGACGCTAAGCTTACCGATATTCGCGCGATTGTGAAGCTGGTAAATTACTGGTCATCAAGAGAAGAGAATTTACCACGCAGTGAAGACGATTTAATCAAATCAATTCGAGATTTCGCTGTAATCGAGGTAAACGGACAAGTGTGTGCATGTGCGGCATTGTATATCTACAGTACTGGACTTGCGGAAATTCGTTCATTAGGAGTAACGATAAATCACCAAGGTAAAGGTTATGGCCAAAAACTTTGTCAGTTCTTACTTGATAGAGCCAAAGCGTTATCATTGATCAAGGTATTCGTATTAACTCGTAAGCCTAAGTTCTTTGAAATGCTAGACTTCTTGCCAGGTGACAAAGACACCTTGCCTGAAAAAGTAATGAAAGATTGTGACTTATGTCCGAAACAAGATAATTGTGACGAAGAAGCGTTGATATACAATTTAAGTGATCATCATTCGATGCCACACTTACTTAATAGTATTGATGTCACAGTGGAGCAATAG